In the genome of Drosophila subpulchrella strain 33 F10 #4 breed RU33 chromosome 2L, RU_Dsub_v1.1 Primary Assembly, whole genome shotgun sequence, one region contains:
- the LOC119548537 gene encoding uncharacterized protein LOC119548537, whose translation MVSALKCSLAMAVMISLACSAYALKCYQCESLTMPKCGLKFEADDSLLIDCARIGPPRYLQNFFPLRNATGCMKKTLESVAGHPQIVRSCYFGDINNVQGGCQSDPSLPFVKQLGCDVCTKDECNGSSSLAPIAGAVLLFFGVAHLLA comes from the exons ATGGTGTCCGCTCTGAAATGCAGTTTGGCCATGGCCGTTATGATTAGTCTGGCCTGTTCAG CCTACGCCCTTAAGTGTTATCAATGCGAGTCCCTGACAATGCCCAAGTGTGGTCTGAAGTTCGAGGCGGATGATAGCCTGCTGATTGATTGTGCCCGCATTGGACCCCCTCGCTACCTGCAGAACTTCTTCCCCCTGCGCAACGCCACTGGTTGCATGAAGAAAACCCTCGAGAGCG TGGCCGGACATCCGCAGATCGTGAGGAGCTGCTACTTCGGGGACATCAACAATGTCCAGGGTGGCTGCCAGTCGGATCCCTCCCTGCCCTTCGTGAAGCAACTGGGCTGTGACGTCTGCACCAAGGACGAGTGCAACGGATCCTCCTCCCTGGCCCCCATCGCCGGAGCCGTCCTCCTCTTCTTCGGAGTGGCTCATCTGCTGGCCTAG
- the LOC119548329 gene encoding uncharacterized protein LOC119548329, producing MISKLFFIFPLLFVRTEATLGTQVISYDNKRMLQLIEDFNGTVSEQLYLVSATWGKLKADYPRDVAKIEDLEETLLHVVCRKESNVTVRQQLQGYLIREQIREHLEILNTTDLFRQALESEEHELGKYQFAIGQHSRKFHCIFKPDQLNRVLVRVLHRVYTLQSSTKLAAFFYQLYITGNRESYGLMIQAELMLYDRYKRGGEINQEFCAYMAKLWQSIQLEEFYSGLDQRIKQRLVDAVIDLLKYL from the coding sequence ATGATTAGTAAACTGTTTTTTATATTCCCCCTGCTGTTTGTAAGAACTGAAGCCACTTTGGGAACGCAGGTGATCAGCTATGACAACAAAAGGATGCTCCAGCTGATTGAGGACTTCAATGGAACCGTTTCCGAGCAGCTCTACCTGGTGTCAGCCACTTGGGGAAAGCTAAAAGCCGACTACCCGAGGGATGTGGCCAAAATCGAGGACTTGGAGGAAACCCTGCTGCATGTGGTGTGTCGGAAGGAGAGTAATGTCACAGTTCGTCAACAACTGCAGGGTTATCTCATTCGCGAGCAGATCCGCGAACATCTGGAGATCCTGAATACCACTGATCTGTTCCGGCAAGCCCTGGAATCCGAGGAACATGAACTGGGAAAGTATCAGTTTGCCATCGGTCAGCATTCCCGTAAATTTCATTGTATTTTTAAGCCAGACCAATTGAACAGAGTTCTGGTGAGAGTGCTCCATAGGGTTTACACCTTGCAAAGTTCCACAAAGCTGGCTGCGTTTTTTTACCAGCTTTACATTACCGGCAATCGGGAGTCCTATGGTTTAATGATCCAAGCCGAACTGATGCTGTACGATCGCTATAAGAGAGGTGGCGAAATCAACCAGGAATTCTGCGCCTACATGGCAAAACTCTGGCAGAGCATCCAACTGGAGGAGTTCTATTCCGGTCTGGATCAAAGGATTAAACAAAGACTGGTTGATGCTGTTATTGACCTTCTAAAATACCTCTAA
- the LOC119548330 gene encoding uncharacterized protein LOC119548330, with protein sequence MSAVPIKALLAGVFLLANAWHITAGNEQREKQHLQCWHCSSDTIGAEDFCDVTFQEDNIPTDLIKERNINLLRSCNSTINSDHERAVCRKTVEENNGKLITKRFCYYTNKSDPVELCNITSPEKNVRRIFCQDCLTDRCNGAFTGAYMLEIMLLLPILALIHQLAI encoded by the exons ATGTCAGCGGTGCCGATTAAAGCCCTCCTCGCTGGTGTTTTCCTGCTGGCCAATGCCTGGCACATCACAG CTGGAAATGAGCAGCGTGAGAAACAGCACTTACAGTGCTGGCACTGCAGCTCGGACACCATTGGAGCGGAGGACTTCTGCGATGTGACCTTCCAGGAGGACAATATACCCACTGACCTGATCAAGGAGCGGAACATCAATCTGCTGAGGAGCTGCAACAGCACCATCAACTCCGATCACGAGCGGGCCGTTTGCCGCAAAACGGTGGAGGAGA ATAACGGCAAACTGATCACCAAGCGGTTCTGCTACTATACCAACAAGTCGGATCCGGTGGAGCTGTGCAACATCACCAGTCCGGAGAAGAATGTGCGGCGGATATTCTGCCAGGACTGTCTCACCGATCGCTGCAATGGAGCCTTCACAGGAGCCTACATGTTGGAGATCATGCTGCTCCTGCCCATTTTGGCCCTAATCCATCAGTTGGCCATCTAA
- the LOC119547577 gene encoding uncharacterized protein LOC119547577, translated as MWMPPKKKSAPARAMAKDATTPANTLPLWSRLLDHNADGCERRKSDDKQTNYEVEVADRLWSLWGTAQQVEPEDSTTSAESAAGRTSAPGKILACCVVACCAGSFHSLDHWDTRLLDTILVNGEDYYDESLAARQRRDLVGELTLETLNTFCCLDGRNFWVDIEKFSVGKLYTKTKSLGSALSAFFAQHLQTGILQLRDQALAFGFIPEYASGGAFFLFHCQARGKPLFKDCESAPYVLRMRKLQQLLYCMLITLNERRRNVPFRIYKVGCVPSAD; from the coding sequence ATGTGGAtgccacccaaaaaaaaatcagctCCCGCCCGTGCGATGGCCAAGGACGCGACGACTCCTGCGAATACGTTGCCTTTGTGGAGTCGCCTCCTGGACCACAATGCGGATGGTTGTGAGCGGCGGAAAAGTGACGACAAGCAGACGAACTACGAGGTGGAGGTCGCCGACCGATTGTGGTCCTTGTGGGGCACCGCCCAGCAAGTGGAGCCTGAGGATAGTACCACCTCGGCGGAGTCCGCAGCCGGAAGGACCTCGGCTCCTGGCAAGATCTTGGCCTGCTGTGTGGTAGCTTGTTGTGCAGGCAGTTTCCATTCCCTGGACCATTGGGACACTCGGCTGTTGGACACGATTCTGGTGAATGGTGAGGATTACTACGATGAAAGTTTGGCGGCCAGGCAGCGCAGGGATTTAGTGGGCGAACTCACCCTGGAAACTTTGAACACCTTCTGCTGTCTGGATGGTCGCAACTTTTGGGTGGACATCGAAAAGTTCTCCGTCGGCAAGTTGTACACCAAAACCAAGAGCCTGGGATCGGCATTGAGTGCGTTCTTTGCCCAGCACCTGCAAACGGGTATCCTTCAGCTGAGGGATCAGGCCCTGGCCTTTGGTTTCATACCAGAGTATGCCTCAGGGGGAGCCTTCTTTCTTTTCCATTGCCAGGCGAGGGGGAAGCCCCTTTTCAAGGACTGCGAGAGTGCTCCCTATGTCCTGAGGATGCGAAAGCTGCAGCAGCTTCTCTACTGCATGCTGATCACTTTAAACGAGCGACGACGCAATGTGCCCTTCAGGATCTACAAGGTGGGGTGTGTTCCCAGTGCTGATTAA
- the LOC119547974 gene encoding uncharacterized protein LOC119547974 → MTSYGSTGCFLLGLLSLLMFFNTASAVLRCWRCSTDVSNGEFCNDPFMPESISEQQRYWSYVNCTYSVGAKSVNARPVCKKLVQEVYGKRVISRSCFYEDMDDSADKCANDQTSSYIKTVYCRTCTTDGCNGASGSTPLLLLLVLPLLLASFRHLPLCK, encoded by the exons ATGACATCCTACGGTTCAACAGGCTGCTTTTTGCTCGGCCTCCTATCCCTGCTGATGTTTTTCAATACAG CCTCGGCGGTGCTTCGATGCTGGCGCTGTTCCACGGACGTCTCGAATGGCGAGTTCTGCAACGATCCCTTCATGCCGGAGTCGATTTCGGAGCAGCAGCGCTACTGGAGCTACGTGAACTGCACCTATTCCGTGGGCGCCAAGTCGGTGAATGCCCGACCCGTCTGCAAAAAACTGGTGCAGGAAG tgtacgGCAAGCGGGTGATTTCGCGTTCCTGCTTCTACGAGGACATGGACGATTCGGCGGACAAGTGCGCCAACGACCAGACCTCGTCCTACATAAAGACCGTCTACTGCCGCACCTGCACCACCGACGGCTGCAACGGAGCCAGTGGCTCCACCccgctgctcctgctcctcgtGCTGCCCCTCCTGCTGGCCTCCTTCAGGCACTTGCCCCTATGCAAATGA
- the LOC119547973 gene encoding uncharacterized protein LOC119547973: MSQLEKVEIAGSSNWGQVEGVKREPNEKVAVVAARPTSGSGGLAARWLAMRGATPQPTFPTTTGITDAFYSEGSSSASFTSVSPRSSDSTVPPVGRPQFSTVLKGCNSQLAQHGNDLSTLEAAEDFHATLTTVYDAVGRLTAETAVNLRDNPNESQLYRKLVSHLVEIESNKNLVQSKINEFKEESEEVPASEPNAERNEFH; this comes from the exons ATGTCGCAACTAGAAAAAGTGGAGATTGCAGGCTCTTCGAATTGGGGTCAAGTTGAAGGCGTAAAG AGGGAGCCCAATGAGAAGGTGGCTGTGGTGGCAGCTCGTCCTACGTCGGGATCTGGTGGTCTTGCGGCCAGGTGGTTGGCCATGAGGGGTGCCACACCCCAACCCACTTTTCCAACGACAACTGGCATAACCGATGCCTTTTACTCTGAAGGATCCTCCTCGGCCTCGTTCACCTCTGTTTCACCCAGATCCTCTGACTCCACTGTACCTCCTGTCGGCCGTCCCCAGTTTTCAACCGTTCTAAAGGGTTGCAACAGTCAGTTGGCCCAGCACGGGAACGACTTAAGTACACTGGAAGCGGCCGAGGACTTCCATGCCACTCTTACCACTGTTTATGATGCAGTGGGTCGTCTAACTGCAGAAACTGCTGTCAACTTGCGAGACAATCCCAACGAGTCCCAGTTGTACAGGAAACTGGTATCGCATTTGGTGGAAATTGAGTCTAACAAAAACCTGGTGCAGTCTAAAATAAATGAGTTCAAGGAGGAGTCGGAGGAAGTACCTGCATCCGAACCAAATGCAGAAAGGAACGAATTCCATTGA